The following is a genomic window from Salvelinus fontinalis isolate EN_2023a chromosome 11, ASM2944872v1, whole genome shotgun sequence.
cggctgggtttccctttgtaatccgtgatagtttgcaagccctgccacattcaacgagcatcagagccagagtagtaggatttgatcttggtcctgtattaactctttgcctgttttatggttcgttggagggcgtagcgggatttcttaaaagCATCCgtattagtgtcccgctccttgaaattagcagctctagcctttagctcagtgcgtatgttgcctgtaatccatggcttctggttgggatatgtacgtacggtcccCGTGGGAACGAcgacgtcgatgcacttattaatgaagccggtgactgatgtggtacaTTCCTcgaccctattccctgtatagtgcactactttttatcaGGCCATCATAAGGATTAGGGTTTCACTTTAAACTCGGATGCAGACAGACTTAGAGCTTTAAACGTGTTAAGGTCAGCGACATGGTTTATATTGGGACATCAGCCGTTACGTAACAATGCTGAGGGAAAAGTCCCTGCTTTTGAATCGAAAGGATGTTGTTTGCAATGTCCATCCGACGTTCGTCCATTTCCTCTTGTTTTGTCCTGTAAATATGTATTGCTCCCATTCTTTCAGAAAGGTAAAACGTTGATGTGACGTCAGGTTTTAAGGCCCTTAGCTCTCTCTATGCACAACAAGCATAGAATCAGCCAATGGGCTAACAGGTTGCCTGTAAACAAAACCTGATGCTTGGCAACACCCCGAATTCATGTTTCTTTCCCCGTTATACTGGAGTACTTCCTGTGACTGAGGTGACAGTAATGTCTCTTTTAAGGTTCATCACTGGGCAGCCTGAAATAACAGTGTGCTGTGGGGTAGAGTTACAGACGATGGGACTGAAAATAAAACTTTGATCAAGATTCCATAAGTTCTTTCTCACAAAGCTTGATTGAATCAGAGTGGAAATGACATACAACAAAAACACAGTTTTCCTGTATTACACATTTCAGTAGCGTGTTGCATTAAACTGGCCTTGGACCATTAATGATATTCAGTGAGAGATAGATAGGCCCACAACTGCAGTAACAGCGCAAATGGTAGTGTGTGTGATGTAACGTACAGTGACAAACGACCTGCAGCCCACAGTGTGACAGTGATGACTGGGCTCTGCAGTGCGGCTGCTGGTTTGTGAAACAGTTTTCTGTTCTGTGGGTTTCCCCCCACCATCGAACCTCAGGCAATCTCAGTCAGGTCATAACAAGCATATAACTATGAATGTACGTACGTACTCCTCATCCTGTCTTCGGCTTACTTTTGCATGCACACCAGAATACAAGACAAAAGGAACTATTCACTCATAAAAGAAAACAGCTAATTGGGGTCTTTGCGATTCTCAGAAAAACAAACCATTCTTGACTATGCAGCGAGTGACATACTTTCTATTAATTACATAGCCACAAAAGATGACACACTTGAAAATCGATGCCTCAGCTGGGTAGCAAGAAGTTCAATGGTCACCTTGAATGTCCACAAAGTCAGAGAGCCCACTAGGTAACAAGGCCAGTGAtttgacccctgacctccagGCAGCTCTACTAAAGCTGGAGAAAGAACAGTGGAGGAGAAAAAGAGTACTGCGAGGTAGTGGGAGGTGACAACAGGCCATTGTCTGTGGGACAGTAACAGTTTCCTCATTCACAGCAGGCAGGCACAGCCCGGGCATTTACATGTGGCTAAGGCATGGGGGGGTAGACATTACGTAACTTTGAGACTAAGAGAAACAAAGTGCAATTCTAAGGGATATTTTGAATTGTTCATAAATCTGTTCTTCGTCAAGCATACACCCAtgcaaccagacatgctttatctactcatttgctggatgcagagttcaacagacctCATTAGCCCAAAAGTTAACACAATTGTGCATACAGTAAATGTTTTTCATTGTATGTCTGTTTACATTTGTAGCCTATTGGATAGGAAATGTTTTGGGTATGGCAGGAGAGGCACACAACGATTTGAGTCGGACTCCCTCACAGGATGCATGTATGAGACATTCAGGGTGGGATTACAGGATGTTTGTTTCCCGCAGCTCACATCACCGAGTCAAAATAGAATAGACTGATCGAAAAAATACCTTTCTACATAAATTGGGCGTCAACAGCCAAGATCCATTAAACAGTGTTGATAAAAGTCAGTGCCCTTCAAACTTGATATCTTGTATCATCCACCTGACTTAAACGGTGATATATGAAATAGGCTATTCTTCTGTCACAAAAGCAGCACAGAATAAAAGTATTGTTGAGAGGAGAGCAAATAAAAAGCGTAAAGCAGGTCTAACACAATTGAATGGAATGTCTGAGCACTTATAAATGTTCCTTTAAGGGTCCTGATGGATGTTGGACTAATGGATCAGCCCGGATGCCAACCCAGCCTGATTGTGAATACTGATTAGCAGAAGATTAACTACTAGCCAGTGGAATGGGCATTATAGGCACTGAGCATCATTAACATGTGTGCACGTACTGTATCTCTCCTATACCCGAATTATTCTCAAATAGcagcaaggcaggcaggggtgacATACGGCCAACCTTACCTGCATCTCCCTTGTTATTGGTTGTGGTAATAACACGTTTTAGAAGGTAGCCTATATTGTTAATTACGTGCGTAAAAGTTTGATTAGATTTGAAAGGACTCATTGATTAAAACAATATGGTAGCTTTTTTTATATCCTGTTTTAAAGTTGTAGCCTGTCAACATAAAATCGAACAATATTTCAATTGTGGAATaaataaaaacttgtttttaaaTAGCTAGGCTACGTGACAAGGCGCAGTAACCTAACCCATATAGAGCTTATTAAAACGCGTATGTGTGCTAATCTCCAAGCCGATCTGACATTTTCCCCACTCACCTTGAACACATCACCATACGTGCCAGTCCCAATACGTTGAATTAACTCGTAATCATTCAACGGGTCCAAAAACGAGACTCCAATAGTGGTATCCATGCTTACAGACTGAACTGCGCCCGGACTCACACGCACGTTTTTATTCATTCATGACAACAATACATCCAGCGAATCAACCACTGGACGCAAGGTGTTTACTGGAGCGCAATACTCCACCACGATTCTTCTGACAGGCAAATAGAGCTAATAGCCTCAAATACTACTCTTCTTTCCAGGCATTCATCTTATTCTAGCTGAACCACAACTGGGGttgtaggctgggtttctgtataagcactttgtgatatcTCCTGACATAAAAAggtgctttataaatacatttgatcgaTTTATTATGGACCGTCGTGTATCCAAGTCAAGTGATCTCAAATCCCAAGTGTTAGAATATTTTCCTGATATATAACAGAATTTTACCACTCAGGAAAAGAAACTAGCAGATGCACACTGTACATCTAcgaataccccattatgacatgtGAAACAGTATTTCCATAATATTAAAAAGAGAAAGGGTAACATTTTAACTTATTTTATTATCtgcagattaaaaaaaaaacaagttatCAAGCAAAATACTACTGAATGTAGCTACCAGGGACACCTACAGCAATCCCATTTAAACAGTGTGTGGTCTTTCTGGTCACTTTCTATTGCCTATTGCAGCTCTGGCTAGTCTCAACTAAAGGCCACCTACATTAGAAATAAAAAAGGCAAAGTACAAGGCAACAAATAGCTAGCATATAAAGAGACAACGTAACAGAGTTGGACATTGTTACACAGTAATAGTCCGAATCACTTCCAGGGATTTCAATCAAAAAGATAAATTAAGATTCAAGGGCAGAAAATATAGAATGGAATTCAGACTGCTTTCTAACAGAGTAATTCCCCCATTCCAAAATAGGTTCCGAGACAGGGTGTTTTCACCATTACTTTGGCTTTACAGAGCTTCTACACATAAATCAGTGAGAACTCAAGAGTTGATGTGCACTACTGTCCATTAGATCCACACAAAGTGACAGCAATTGAATGTTTTAACGGCCTATGATACACAATCATTATTGAATCACAAGATTAAAAAGAATGACTTGGTTGACAATTCTGTTCAAACTTGATTAAAGTGACTTCCTCCACATGTAAACGTGTGTCATGTTCTTACCGACCCTCTTATGACCTTATCAGGGCTTATGATATGATTGCTAAAATaaccttaaaaaaaaatatattaaaaaaaagctAATCGCTGATGCAGCAGTTGTGTGTGTATTGCCTTGCCTCTCAGTCGGTCCCACAGTCAGTCTCCCTTTGTTTTTCTCCCAATGGAaattctagcctggtcccagatctgtttatgctgTATAGACACTCCTATGACAATGACTATGGGAGTTGGCTATACAACACAACCAGACATGGGAACCAGGCTGGAGAAAGTTCTACAGCCAGAGTTCTCCTTCTACAGAGATTTGCGCTGGCGCTTCATGAACGACATGGTGTAGTCTCCCGACTGTGTGCTCTTCTGCCTCTTCATTTGAACCTGTGACTGGGCGGTGAGCTGGAGCTTGATGGCACTGGAGTTGATCTTGGCTGCCGACAGCAGCTCCTTCATGCCTTTCATCTTCTTGCTCTGGAAGGCCACCAGGGGACCCACGCTGGGGGAGGGCAGCTGTTGGGCAGGAGAGGGCACCGGGCTGGGGGACTTGGCCTTGCCTTCTGGGTCTCCACCGCGGAGTCCTGAGGAGCGACGCCGCGTCCCGCCCTCCCCACCTACTTTCTTGGCCTGGGCAGGCTGGGTTGGTGGTGGGACAGGGGTGGTGGGGGTGGATTGTGTAGGAGGGGAAGCTTGGTCTTCCAGTTTGGACTCACGTCTCGGCCCACGTCTTCGCCCCTCTCGGGGGTCCTCGCTGGATTGGTCGTCGTCGTCCTGGGGCTCCGGCTCTTTGGTGATGATAGACACTTTCTGACGGATCTGTGGAGGATGTAACAGTGAACAAGGATGTCATGAAGTGTTTCAAAGGGTGGTTTGTGAAAACATCTAGTTGGGTTAAATAGGTTATAAAGTGACTAGGGATGCCTTTAAAGGGATAGTCCAGTCTTGTGGTGGTGTGATTACCTGTGCGTCAAAACGACTGAGGGACTGGACCAGGTAGGTGGCCCAGCCCACGTGGAGGACTGGGGTGGGGCTTCCCTCCTCCCACTTACAGATACCGTCATAAAACCGCAACAGGTGGGCAAAGCATTCTGGGTCCTGGAGGGCCGAGAGGGCAGCGGCCTGTATGGGCTGGTCCtgaggtggagggagaaggggcgagatagggggtgagagagggaagagtggggcgagagagagggaagagagaggggaagagaaatcAATGGAAAATAGGAAGGAAGAAGGAAATGAGTAGATaatagatagagggatagaggagggaagtTAGATGAAAGGGGTCCATTCAATACATCAATGAAAGGCAGCTGTCATATGAGATATTATTAATGCATCATTCTGGGACATGAGATTAAAATAAGAAGGGGAAAAATGTTTACTCGGTTCTTAATGATGTAAAATTCCACTAGTCATTACcttttctcctccctcccctccgctCTCGGCAGCTGCAGCCGTCTCCTTCAGCAGGGTGGGGATGACGTCGTTGGCGATGTCGAAAAACTCCTTGTAGATCTCTTCATCCTCGCGGAAGTAGTTGTAGCTGGGGGAGTGAGATCATTGTACATTGTTATAAAGCACATGAGGTTTGACTTCTTTAAAAAGTGTCAGTTCATGATGACCTTTCATTCATTcaattaggttatttattctccacGTACGTAGTAAAAGGGATATTAAAAGGTGTGAACACTTGTATCCCTTCTTTTTTTTCATGAACCCAAAAACACGACAGAAAATACTCAAACGGCATTTTATTTATATTGGTAGATCACACGCCATGATCCTTGTTGTCGTGACAGCAAGCCGAGGGAGCCGAGACTGAAGAACAATGCGTGAAACAGGAAAGGCAGAAAGGTAAAGGGAAGTCAAGAGGAGAGGGAATGTACCGACTTGCCTCTCTGGTGcacacatcctagagacagagacagaaagagaccaaCAGAGAAACAGGAGAAAATCGGTCTCGTCGGCTGTTCCCTGTTTATCGGGTCGGTCAGTATTTTTAGCCCCTGCAGGCCGATGAACAGTGTTTATGTGGGAGTAAAGTGCAGGTTTACTGCCCCACGAGGACCAGAGCCAAGGCTGGAGGAAAGCTCCCTGCGATTGCCTGTCCTGAGGACATCGTATTTAGGCTACACACACCCTGTTAGTCAGACAGAATTATGCCCCTAGAAGACATGCATGCAATATAATGAGTATAGTGCCATACAAAACCACAAGCTAGCCTGAAAGGACATGGTCAGACAACTTGTTCCAGATTTAAGTCTACAAAACGCTGTAATTAAGAGCCTAACGTTCCTGAGAGGCATCTGCTGCCCTCTGCTGTCAGAAAGGTGAAACAGTAACTGGTGTAAATTGTCACTGCATACCTCAGCAAAAGATGGTCAACAGAGTTTGCCTCAGTACCCATTGTTTCAATACTAATAATTAATAATCATGTAactttgttgttgtattttaccccctttatCTACCTAATTTCAATTGTCTCATCCCTGCAACTCTCCAACGGCctcgagaggcgaaggtcaagtcatacgtcctccaaaacatgacctgccaaaccgcgcttcttaacaccgctcgcttaacccggaagccagcctcagcaatgtgtcggaggaaacaccgttcacctgACCACCGagatcagcctgcaggcacccggcccaccacaaggagtcgctagagagcaatgagccaagtaaagccaccCCCCCCAGCCAAACTCTCACAgtacctggacgatgctgggtaAATTGCGCACCGCCCTgtgtgactcccaatcacggccggttgtgatacagcccaggatccaACCGGGGTCTgtggtgatgcctctagcactgcgaagcAATGCCTTAGaatgctgtgccactcgggaggtcaAATTTGACTTTTATAGCCCTTTTCATTGGGAAGTTAAGGGATACTTAAATGAACGATGCCAAAGGTTATTTCTGTGGGCCAAACATACCTTTTTACCATTAAACACAGATAGTTGACACAGAGCAGCCGCGTAAGGAGCATAGAGAAGGTAGCTAAGCTAGTTGCTCCAGTAACTTACTCCTGCATGACCTGTGCAGCCTCAGCCCAGGCCCCCAGTGCCTCCCGGACCTCCCTGTGTCTGTAGTGGTAGCCAGCCAGGTACATGAAAGGGTAGATGTGTTCGTTGTTGTAGTACTTCTTAGCAGAGTTCACAGCctggaaaaaaattaaaaacacacacatacatgcaaggTATGAATAACTCCTCAAAATGAGCTGATTCAATTATATTTCAAGGATAATTTTGTTAAGATGACGTTTCAAATCAAAATGTCACCGCTTTATTGTTGGTGTACAGATCCACACACTCACTTTAAGGTGGATGGTGTAGGGGTTCTCTTTGCCAGGGATGGGCTCCTGATCCTCCAGGTCAGCCAGGGTGCCCATGGCCATGGGAT
Proteins encoded in this region:
- the men1 gene encoding menin isoform X1, coding for MRGVNMGLHSAQKKHFPLKGIDGVVALFDAELRKPEPDLALLSLVLGFVEHFLAVNRVIPINVPGVRFEPLEPDCPNSCFPTVELGMLSALRERFTAQIRGAVDLSQYRRPAGGSSRELVKKVSDVIWNSLSRSYFKDRAHIQSLFSLITGTKLDSSGVAFAVVAACQVLGLRDVHLALSEDHAWVIFGKNGEETAEVTWHGKGNEDRRGQTVAAGVGERVSKSWLYLKGSYMKCNRNMEVAFMVCAINPSLDLHTDSSEMLQLQQRLLWLLYERGDLERYPMAMGTLADLEDQEPIPGKENPYTIHLKAVNSAKKYYNNEHIYPFMYLAGYHYRHREVREALGAWAEAAQVMQDYNYFREDEEIYKEFFDIANDVIPTLLKETAAAAESGGEGGEKDQPIQAAALSALQDPECFAHLLRFYDGICKWEEGSPTPVLHVGWATYLVQSLSRFDAQIRQKVSIITKEPEPQDDDDQSSEDPREGRRRGPRRESKLEDQASPPTQSTPTTPVPPPTQPAQAKKVGGEGGTRRRSSGLRGGDPEGKAKSPSPVPSPAQQLPSPSVGPLVAFQSKKMKGMKELLSAAKINSSAIKLQLTAQSQVQMKRQKSTQSGDYTMSFMKRQRKSL
- the men1 gene encoding menin isoform X2, which produces MRGVNMGLHSAQKKHFPLKGIDGVVALFDAELRKPEPDLALLSLVLGFVEHFLAVNRVIPINVPGVRFEPLEPDCPNSCFPTVELGMLSALRERFTAQIRGAVDLSQYRRPAGGSSRELVKKVSDVIWNSLSRSYFKDRAHIQSLFSLITGTKLDSSGVAFAVVAACQVLGLRDVHLALSEDHAWVIFGKNGEETAEVTWHGKGNEDRRGQTVAAGVGERSWLYLKGSYMKCNRNMEVAFMVCAINPSLDLHTDSSEMLQLQQRLLWLLYERGDLERYPMAMGTLADLEDQEPIPGKENPYTIHLKAVNSAKKYYNNEHIYPFMYLAGYHYRHREVREALGAWAEAAQVMQDYNYFREDEEIYKEFFDIANDVIPTLLKETAAAAESGGEGGEKDQPIQAAALSALQDPECFAHLLRFYDGICKWEEGSPTPVLHVGWATYLVQSLSRFDAQIRQKVSIITKEPEPQDDDDQSSEDPREGRRRGPRRESKLEDQASPPTQSTPTTPVPPPTQPAQAKKVGGEGGTRRRSSGLRGGDPEGKAKSPSPVPSPAQQLPSPSVGPLVAFQSKKMKGMKELLSAAKINSSAIKLQLTAQSQVQMKRQKSTQSGDYTMSFMKRQRKSL